The following coding sequences are from one Deltaproteobacteria bacterium window:
- a CDS encoding acyl-CoA dehydrogenase family protein, giving the protein MEIQPENDFTRLFGQFAAENIATRPDLSRSADFPANLWEKMAEAGLLGVGIDPAYGGLGGGAARIQDAGRALVSKGRCLGLALSWLIHSAVSCYVIGRLGSEDQKARLLPLLAKGGLSASIAMSEPGVGAHPKHLSTKAEAVPGGFEISGRKAYLTNGPIAGLFIVLAVTGETDGKKEFSAFLVPRDSPGLAVEAAMSLEILRPAPHCGITLDKVRVPPSSLLGPQGAGYGRIIKPFRVVEDVLLMGPVMGGLLALARNLAASIRETCPPDESKAEEDFGRFVSMTGALSAVADKAAELLDRDDDENALTALCVAFRAMARDLFAYLESIKSESAARYDENLETLALDMAASSRIAANVTALKQKKLGRLFLARPENQ; this is encoded by the coding sequence ATGGAAATTCAGCCTGAAAACGATTTTACCCGGCTGTTCGGGCAGTTTGCGGCGGAGAACATAGCAACCCGCCCCGATCTTTCACGGTCTGCGGATTTTCCCGCCAACCTGTGGGAAAAGATGGCCGAAGCGGGGCTTTTAGGCGTGGGCATCGATCCGGCTTACGGTGGACTCGGAGGCGGGGCCGCCCGGATACAGGATGCGGGCAGGGCGCTTGTCTCAAAGGGCCGCTGCCTCGGCCTGGCCCTTTCCTGGCTCATACACAGCGCGGTAAGCTGTTACGTTATCGGGCGTCTCGGCTCGGAAGACCAGAAGGCGCGGCTTCTGCCACTTCTGGCCAAGGGCGGGCTTTCGGCAAGCATCGCCATGTCCGAGCCCGGCGTGGGAGCACATCCCAAGCATCTTTCCACCAAGGCGGAAGCGGTTCCCGGAGGCTTTGAAATCTCCGGGCGCAAGGCCTATCTCACCAACGGACCCATAGCGGGGCTTTTCATCGTGCTGGCGGTAACCGGAGAAACCGACGGAAAAAAGGAGTTCTCGGCCTTTCTCGTTCCGCGCGATTCACCGGGCCTTGCGGTGGAGGCGGCCATGAGCCTTGAAATACTGCGGCCCGCCCCCCACTGCGGGATCACGCTGGACAAGGTCAGGGTTCCCCCGTCTTCCCTCCTTGGCCCTCAGGGCGCGGGCTATGGCCGGATCATAAAGCCTTTCCGGGTGGTGGAGGACGTGCTTTTAATGGGACCGGTCATGGGCGGCCTCCTGGCCCTTGCCCGGAATCTTGCCGCCTCGATCCGGGAAACCTGTCCGCCCGATGAGAGCAAGGCCGAAGAGGACTTTGGGCGCTTCGTTTCCATGACCGGCGCGCTTTCGGCGGTGGCGGACAAGGCTGCGGAACTGCTGGACAGGGATGACGACGAAAACGCCCTGACAGCCCTTTGCGTGGCGTTCCGGGCCATGGCCCGGGACTTGTTCGCATATCTTGAAAGTATAAAAAGCGAATCGGCGGCTCGATACGACGAAAACCTGGAAACGCTCGCCTTGGACATGGCGGCCAGTTCACGAATCGCGGCCAACGTGACCGCCCTCAAGCAGAAAAAACTGGGCCGCCTGTTTCTTGCCCGGCCTGAAAACCAATGA
- a CDS encoding immunity 53 family protein yields the protein MSTIEWLQNYFEECCNGDWERNYGIKIGTLDNPGWSVKIELKNTNLEDCSFEEVRIERDDNNWQICYIEDKIFKGYGGVKNLEEILIIFRDWVRKCGISRLTS from the coding sequence ATGAGCACTATTGAATGGCTACAAAATTATTTTGAAGAATGCTGTAATGGTGACTGGGAGCGCAATTATGGAATTAAGATTGGGACTTTGGATAATCCTGGATGGTCAGTTAAAATTGAGCTTAAAAATACAAATCTGGAAGATTGTTCTTTTGAAGAAGTTAGAATTGAGAGAGATGACAACAATTGGCAAATCTGCTATATTGAGGACAAAATTTTTAAAGGATATGGAGGTGTAAAAAATTTAGAAGAGATATTAATAATTTTCAGAGACTGGGTTCGAAAGTGCGGTATAAGCAGGTTAACATCTTAG
- a CDS encoding AMP-binding protein — protein sequence MVSQCFTVYDVLRRNSISHPGGIALVCGAERLSFTALTRQIEACAAGLWAQGVCPGSRVVVAAKNCHRYLWLVGACAALDAAMVPVGGELGPAGIRGLLEDTGPAATVVDPSLEKTVVEHCAKGTPTGRLLSFSPGEEAFICLDSCLDERGYGRHMAEGGDPFLILPGCDPQGRLRLSVLSHGNALCAAMQLVAALSLSPTDVCLAAEPFSTPVSLILSLAVLAAGGRVVIPENAYPATILGDIEKEKATVMAADADILKALAQARVARSNAAASLRACLLVSGPESLGGDDSDLYDIVYNIYPKNETGGVLSLGPRRESPKAFGRPGILADVMVADEVGRPAPAGDEGPVIVRGPLVFSGYWEKGRINKKPLAEGFFRTGDRGFYDHDGLLHLTKYSS from the coding sequence ATGGTTTCCCAGTGTTTCACCGTTTATGACGTGTTGCGGAGAAACTCCATCAGCCATCCTGGGGGAATCGCCCTTGTGTGCGGCGCTGAGAGGCTTTCCTTCACCGCCCTCACCCGCCAGATCGAAGCCTGCGCCGCCGGACTCTGGGCCCAGGGGGTCTGCCCCGGCTCCAGGGTGGTGGTGGCCGCCAAAAACTGCCACCGGTACCTTTGGCTCGTGGGAGCCTGCGCGGCCCTGGACGCGGCAATGGTTCCCGTCGGCGGTGAACTGGGACCGGCAGGCATTCGCGGCCTTCTTGAGGATACCGGGCCAGCCGCCACGGTGGTGGACCCAAGCCTTGAAAAGACGGTGGTCGAACACTGCGCCAAGGGGACGCCCACAGGAAGGCTCCTTTCCTTCTCGCCGGGGGAGGAGGCCTTCATCTGCCTGGATTCCTGCCTGGACGAAAGGGGCTACGGACGCCACATGGCCGAAGGCGGCGACCCCTTCCTGATTCTCCCCGGATGCGATCCGCAAGGCCGCTTGAGGCTTTCGGTGCTCTCCCACGGAAACGCGCTCTGTGCGGCCATGCAGCTTGTGGCGGCTCTCTCTCTTTCTCCGACCGACGTCTGCCTTGCGGCGGAACCGTTTTCAACGCCGGTCTCCCTCATCCTGTCCCTTGCGGTGCTCGCCGCCGGTGGGCGGGTGGTCATCCCGGAAAACGCGTATCCCGCAACGATTCTGGGAGACATCGAAAAGGAAAAGGCCACCGTGATGGCCGCTGACGCTGATATTCTGAAAGCCCTTGCCCAGGCCCGGGTCGCCCGGTCGAACGCGGCGGCGTCCCTGAGGGCATGCCTGCTAGTCTCAGGGCCGGAAAGCCTTGGCGGCGATGACTCCGACCTGTACGACATCGTTTACAACATCTACCCGAAAAACGAAACGGGAGGTGTTCTCTCCCTTGGGCCTCGAAGGGAAAGCCCAAAGGCTTTCGGACGGCCCGGAATTCTTGCGGACGTCATGGTTGCGGACGAGGTCGGGCGACCGGCCCCGGCGGGAGATGAAGGCCCCGTAATCGTAAGAGGCCCTCTGGTTTTTTCCGGATACTGGGAAAAGGGCAGGATCAACAAAAAGCCGCTTGCGGAAGGTTTTTTCCGGACGGGGGACCGGGGTTTTTACGACCATGACGGGCTGTTGCACCTGACGAAATATTCCAGCTGA
- a CDS encoding cytochrome b N-terminal domain-containing protein — translation MDPEKIIAWAKRKKQDFLEGAESVRQDVMSDSTLAPRSPADWLGQAGTVLAALMIVQAATGLLMLFHYNPHPAKAFFSHVAIRNDVAFGLIVSNIHTIGAKLVVLAAFVHMFYLMFHTAFRGARKNQWYTGMGLLTALLFTGFSGYLLPWSQQSFWACVVGTEALKVVPLFGDLAAKILRGGDSVAGPTLARFYVLHVFLLPVTIAVLIWYHVKGVWKIKTIGPSDSTAQADLDECIGCGACKRACPFDAVTMTEDAVKVEGGESPKPTPLFDAALCNACRACVTRCPKKCISLVCDGGPVPVEPIFPHNILRRALSVGVALFALVFASYFLAGVFIADKIPADPMTTPDRIKPDWYFLGPYQVLKILPSELWGLFVLFGVFALMVMLPAYDKKGPRKPEERLLFILAVKFLIGAFIVLTFWGWVS, via the coding sequence ATGGACCCGGAAAAAATAATTGCCTGGGCGAAAAGAAAAAAGCAGGATTTCCTGGAAGGGGCGGAATCGGTCAGGCAGGACGTCATGAGCGACTCCACCCTGGCCCCGCGCTCGCCCGCAGACTGGCTCGGACAGGCCGGAACCGTGCTGGCGGCCCTCATGATCGTCCAGGCGGCAACGGGCCTTCTGATGCTCTTCCACTACAACCCGCACCCGGCCAAGGCGTTTTTCTCCCACGTTGCCATAAGAAACGACGTGGCCTTCGGGCTCATCGTGTCCAACATCCACACCATCGGCGCGAAACTGGTGGTTCTGGCCGCCTTTGTCCACATGTTTTATCTCATGTTCCACACTGCCTTTCGGGGAGCGCGCAAAAACCAGTGGTACACCGGCATGGGGCTTTTAACGGCCCTCTTGTTCACGGGCTTTTCCGGGTATCTCCTCCCCTGGAGCCAGCAGTCCTTCTGGGCCTGCGTTGTGGGCACCGAGGCCCTGAAGGTGGTGCCGCTTTTCGGCGATCTGGCGGCGAAAATCCTGCGGGGCGGCGACTCGGTGGCAGGCCCCACCCTTGCCCGGTTCTACGTGCTTCACGTTTTTCTCCTGCCGGTCACTATAGCGGTATTGATCTGGTATCACGTAAAGGGCGTATGGAAGATCAAGACGATAGGACCGTCGGATTCCACGGCGCAAGCCGACCTCGATGAATGCATAGGCTGCGGGGCCTGCAAGAGAGCCTGCCCCTTTGACGCCGTGACCATGACGGAGGATGCCGTGAAAGTGGAGGGCGGTGAAAGCCCGAAACCCACGCCTCTGTTCGACGCCGCCCTGTGCAACGCCTGCCGCGCCTGCGTCACCCGCTGCCCCAAAAAATGCATAAGCCTTGTCTGCGATGGCGGCCCGGTACCGGTGGAGCCGATTTTTCCCCACAACATTCTGCGAAGGGCGCTTTCGGTGGGCGTGGCGCTGTTCGCCCTGGTTTTCGCGTCCTACTTTCTGGCAGGCGTTTTCATCGCGGACAAGATTCCCGCAGACCCCATGACCACTCCGGACCGGATCAAGCCCGACTGGTATTTTCTGGGGCCGTACCAGGTATTGAAAATTCTGCCGTCCGAACTCTGGGGGCTCTTCGTGCTTTTCGGGGTCTTCGCCCTCATGGTGATGCTTCCGGCTTACGATAAAAAAGGCCCGCGAAAGCCCGAAGAAAGGCTGCTTTTCATTCTGGCCGTGAAATTTCTCATCGGGGCCTTCATTGTTCTCACCTTCTGGGGATGGGTTTCCTGA
- a CDS encoding alcohol dehydrogenase catalytic domain-containing protein: protein MIALRFNMTLPQAAALKAIGNTRPSLFFDSPLATVRLAEVPEPALPGRDWVKIKTVACGFCGSDLNLIFLRESVTASPFSSFPCIMGHEMCGVVAETGQDVKNVEVGDFVTVAPPMDCAVRGIDPVCRACAGGRVANCENFARGRFAPGMFIGLCKDLPGGFAPVFTAHQSQVFRLPKGTSPETGAMIEPFCVGLATILDNPPEEGEKVLVVGGGVIGNMLVRAIRALGVGCEITVVEPSPFHGQIAKKSGADRVIQGDIIKSAPAITGGVSYKPIFGKNILMGGFDRIYDSVGSAPTINACLRVLAAGGVLSVVGISENVKLDLTPLWLKNQTMKGTLAYGYKIKGGKKVHVYETALTLLEKGRVVLADLVTHRFHLADYRQMIRVNMKKAANQAVKTIVVFP, encoded by the coding sequence ATGATAGCTCTTCGGTTCAACATGACCCTCCCCCAGGCTGCGGCTTTAAAAGCCATAGGCAACACGCGGCCCAGCCTTTTCTTCGACAGCCCCCTGGCCACAGTGCGACTGGCCGAAGTGCCGGAACCCGCGCTCCCCGGACGCGACTGGGTGAAGATCAAGACCGTGGCCTGCGGCTTCTGCGGAAGCGATTTGAACCTCATATTTCTTCGTGAATCGGTGACCGCCAGCCCCTTTTCGTCCTTCCCCTGCATCATGGGGCACGAGATGTGCGGGGTTGTGGCGGAAACCGGCCAGGATGTAAAAAACGTGGAAGTGGGGGATTTCGTCACGGTGGCCCCGCCCATGGACTGCGCCGTCCGGGGCATCGACCCGGTCTGCCGGGCCTGCGCAGGGGGAAGGGTGGCCAACTGCGAAAATTTCGCCAGGGGCAGGTTCGCGCCCGGCATGTTCATCGGCCTGTGCAAGGATCTTCCGGGCGGCTTCGCGCCTGTTTTCACGGCCCATCAGAGCCAGGTTTTCAGGCTCCCCAAGGGGACCAGCCCGGAAACAGGAGCCATGATCGAGCCCTTCTGCGTGGGCCTGGCCACCATCCTCGATAACCCGCCGGAAGAGGGCGAAAAGGTTCTGGTGGTGGGCGGCGGCGTCATCGGCAACATGCTGGTCAGGGCCATAAGGGCCCTGGGCGTAGGCTGCGAAATAACTGTGGTGGAGCCATCGCCCTTTCATGGCCAGATAGCGAAAAAATCCGGGGCGGACCGCGTGATTCAAGGCGACATCATAAAAAGCGCCCCGGCAATCACCGGGGGCGTGAGCTACAAGCCCATCTTTGGGAAAAACATCCTGATGGGTGGATTCGACCGCATATACGATTCCGTTGGATCGGCCCCCACGATAAACGCCTGCCTCAGGGTCCTGGCAGCAGGGGGTGTGCTCTCTGTGGTGGGGATAAGCGAGAACGTGAAACTGGACCTCACGCCCCTGTGGCTCAAGAACCAGACCATGAAGGGCACCCTCGCCTACGGCTACAAAATAAAGGGCGGAAAAAAGGTCCACGTTTACGAGACGGCCCTCACCCTTCTGGAAAAGGGCCGGGTGGTCCTGGCCGACCTCGTGACCCACCGGTTCCATCTTGCCGATTACAGGCAGATGATAAGGGTGAACATGAAAAAAGCGGCAAACCAGGCGGTCAAAACCATAGTGGTGTTCCCCTGA
- a CDS encoding FAD-dependent oxidoreductase — translation MSQDKKGLTIWGKSVSRRSFLKGGAAALALGAAGGGLKACATPDAVYTQAYPDVPENRVELPKNGKSVLILGGGFGGMHAACELLDRGFSVTVIEKSNMLGGKVKSWRDTGFGVPPANDPNWRGYPRDHGAHAVWGFYNNLREFMGRHGYKLWKVPRETTMYNYLDKDGSNAILGMPPVMPAPFDRIELMRNAHRAFAAIMGRKDLEYSGFLRKMISFDYANEKQRLYMDSVSFPHWARSVGMPEKLIYRFFGPLSEMAMFDNIDNASALYTVMLLSLATGTHDDMNIDIFMHPPGETYCLPIERYIKARGGNIIFDTPVIKMIKDGNRIKGVMAGNEGYVPGVKTWKCNICGSVFPSSSKPFRCPVCGAPAEQIRALASGPPKEYKADYYVVAMDTPGAREVVSKSGLLGTTYFDNMLKLDAVSVYPVNLWYDKCNEWEKRFPGHIDFFPSSFKYLGITLNWAFDGVLNGKKVSDILVPDYAGKGINVIETQIADAARVSQLSDEEIAALVHEELKIVMPNLPKPTDFYVNRWDTYSPQRVGYEAIRPPIRSPLDNLFFIGDWVRTDHESVYMEKTCVSAKMVTNHILETAGLKEGKITILKSGTPSAMIGVIKSLYSVYP, via the coding sequence ATGAGCCAGGATAAGAAGGGTCTCACCATCTGGGGAAAGAGTGTTTCCAGGCGTTCGTTTTTAAAGGGCGGGGCCGCCGCCCTGGCCCTTGGGGCCGCAGGCGGGGGGCTCAAAGCCTGCGCCACGCCCGATGCCGTTTATACCCAGGCTTACCCGGACGTTCCCGAAAACAGGGTGGAGCTTCCCAAAAACGGCAAGAGCGTGCTCATTTTAGGGGGCGGCTTCGGCGGGATGCACGCGGCCTGCGAGCTTCTGGACAGGGGCTTTTCGGTGACGGTGATCGAAAAATCCAACATGCTGGGCGGAAAGGTGAAAAGCTGGCGCGACACCGGTTTCGGGGTTCCGCCCGCCAACGACCCCAACTGGCGGGGCTACCCAAGGGACCACGGGGCGCACGCGGTGTGGGGCTTCTACAACAACCTCCGGGAGTTCATGGGCCGCCACGGGTACAAGCTCTGGAAGGTGCCCCGCGAAACCACCATGTACAATTACCTGGACAAGGACGGATCCAACGCCATTCTGGGCATGCCGCCGGTCATGCCCGCGCCCTTTGACCGGATCGAGCTGATGCGCAACGCACACCGGGCCTTCGCCGCCATAATGGGACGGAAGGACCTGGAATATTCGGGCTTTCTGCGCAAGATGATCTCCTTTGACTACGCCAACGAGAAGCAGCGCCTTTACATGGATTCGGTTTCCTTCCCACACTGGGCGCGTAGCGTGGGGATGCCGGAAAAGCTCATCTACCGGTTTTTCGGGCCGCTTTCCGAAATGGCCATGTTTGATAACATCGATAACGCCTCGGCCCTCTACACCGTCATGCTTTTAAGCCTCGCCACCGGGACCCACGACGACATGAACATCGACATTTTCATGCACCCGCCCGGCGAGACCTACTGCCTTCCCATCGAGCGCTACATAAAGGCCAGGGGCGGCAACATAATCTTCGACACCCCGGTGATCAAGATGATCAAGGACGGCAACCGCATAAAGGGCGTGATGGCGGGCAACGAAGGCTACGTGCCGGGGGTGAAGACATGGAAATGCAACATCTGCGGCTCGGTTTTCCCATCCTCTTCCAAGCCCTTCCGCTGCCCGGTCTGCGGTGCGCCCGCCGAGCAGATACGCGCCCTGGCGTCCGGGCCCCCCAAGGAATACAAGGCCGACTATTACGTGGTGGCCATGGACACCCCCGGAGCGCGGGAGGTGGTGTCAAAAAGCGGGCTTTTGGGAACCACGTATTTCGACAACATGTTAAAGCTCGACGCCGTCTCTGTCTATCCGGTGAACCTGTGGTACGACAAATGTAATGAATGGGAAAAGCGGTTTCCGGGCCACATCGACTTTTTTCCGTCAAGCTTCAAGTATCTCGGCATAACGCTCAACTGGGCCTTCGACGGAGTGTTGAACGGAAAGAAGGTTTCGGACATCCTGGTTCCCGATTACGCCGGAAAGGGCATAAACGTCATCGAGACCCAGATAGCCGACGCGGCGAGGGTGAGCCAGTTGTCGGACGAGGAGATAGCGGCGCTCGTTCACGAGGAATTGAAGATCGTGATGCCGAACCTGCCCAAGCCCACTGATTTTTACGTCAACCGTTGGGACACCTACTCGCCCCAGCGGGTTGGCTACGAGGCCATAAGGCCGCCCATACGCTCGCCTCTGGACAACCTCTTTTTCATAGGCGACTGGGTGAGGACCGACCACGAAAGCGTCTACATGGAAAAGACCTGCGTTTCGGCCAAGATGGTGACCAATCACATCCTGGAAACTGCGGGCCTCAAAGAAGGAAAAATCACGATACTCAAGAGCGGCACCCCAAGCGCCATGATAGGGGTTATAAAGAGCCTGTACAGCGTTTACCCGTAA
- a CDS encoding immunity 53 family protein, with translation MNTIEWLQDYYGECCNEDWEHTYGIHIVTLDNPGWLVDINLKDTNLEDCSFKRIRIERDDNNWVFCRVADKVFIASGGVKNLEEILTIFRDWVQKCDSERM, from the coding sequence ATGAACACAATTGAATGGCTACAAGATTATTATGGAGAATGCTGTAATGAAGACTGGGAGCACACTTATGGAATTCATATTGTAACTTTGGATAATCCTGGATGGTTAGTTGATATTAATCTTAAAGATACAAATCTTGAAGATTGTTCTTTTAAAAGAATTAGAATTGAGAGAGATGACAACAATTGGGTATTCTGTCGTGTTGCGGATAAAGTTTTTATAGCAAGTGGTGGCGTAAAAAATCTGGAAGAAATATTGACGATTTTCCGTGACTGGGTTCAAAAGTGCGATTCAGAGAGGATGTAG
- the pgeF gene encoding peptidoglycan editing factor PgeF: MIREEKDKLAFYRFPALDDPGAVHGVFTRKGGVSEGPYESLNCGTKVGDEPDRVKENRLKVCEALDARRLAVINQVHGDRVVVLEEEDLVGERVWLTGEKADAIVTRIPGLFLAIKIADCQSILFHDPVKKVVAAAHSGWKGSIGDIAGKTVSAMRKSFGSEPADIRAGVGPSLCPDCAEFVNYRAEIPESFWGYRVDKNHFDFWAMSRDQLRAAGLIEKNITVAGLCTRCGEPEFFSFRRDKVTGRCVAAIGLV; encoded by the coding sequence ATGATTCGTGAGGAAAAAGACAAACTGGCCTTTTACCGCTTTCCGGCCCTGGATGATCCGGGAGCCGTTCACGGGGTTTTCACCCGGAAGGGCGGAGTGAGCGAAGGGCCCTACGAGTCCTTAAACTGCGGGACAAAGGTCGGCGATGAACCGGACAGGGTCAAGGAAAACCGCCTCAAGGTATGCGAGGCCCTTGACGCCCGAAGGCTCGCCGTGATCAACCAGGTTCACGGCGACCGGGTGGTGGTGCTGGAAGAGGAGGACCTTGTCGGGGAAAGGGTCTGGCTGACCGGCGAGAAGGCCGACGCAATCGTTACCCGGATTCCCGGCCTTTTCCTGGCTATAAAGATCGCCGACTGCCAGTCCATACTTTTCCATGACCCGGTGAAAAAGGTGGTGGCGGCGGCCCATTCAGGATGGAAGGGAAGCATAGGGGACATTGCCGGGAAAACCGTTTCCGCCATGCGCAAGTCCTTCGGAAGCGAGCCCGCCGACATCAGGGCGGGCGTTGGCCCAAGCCTCTGTCCGGACTGCGCCGAGTTCGTAAACTACCGTGCCGAAATCCCGGAGTCTTTCTGGGGCTACAGGGTGGACAAAAACCACTTCGATTTCTGGGCCATGAGCCGGGACCAGCTTCGGGCCGCCGGACTTATCGAAAAAAACATAACGGTTGCCGGATTGTGCACCCGCTGCGGAGAGCCTGAATTCTTCTCCTTCCGGAGGGATAAGGTCACCGGGCGGTGCGTGGCGGCAATAGGCCTGGTATGA
- the rfaE2 gene encoding D-glycero-beta-D-manno-heptose 1-phosphate adenylyltransferase: protein MNNKILTQAELFRKTDEAKASGRKVVFTNGCFDLLHAGHARYLALAANQGDVLVVAVNSDKSVKSIKGASRPIVPQSDRAELVAALGCVTWVTLFDEDDPGQIIRRILPDVLVKGADWAEDKIIGAAEVKAAGGRVFRAPLSEGLSTTAIINRIRLLDISHDS from the coding sequence ATGAACAATAAAATTCTCACCCAAGCCGAGCTTTTCAGGAAAACGGACGAGGCGAAAGCCAGTGGGCGCAAGGTGGTTTTCACCAATGGCTGCTTCGATCTTCTACACGCCGGGCACGCCCGCTATCTGGCCTTGGCCGCTAACCAGGGCGATGTTCTGGTGGTGGCGGTCAACTCCGACAAGTCCGTAAAAAGCATAAAGGGCGCATCCCGGCCTATAGTCCCCCAGTCCGACCGTGCGGAACTCGTGGCCGCCCTTGGCTGCGTCACGTGGGTCACCCTGTTCGACGAGGATGACCCGGGCCAGATCATACGCCGCATCCTTCCGGACGTCCTGGTAAAGGGCGCGGACTGGGCCGAAGACAAAATCATTGGAGCGGCGGAGGTAAAGGCCGCAGGGGGAAGGGTCTTCCGGGCCCCGCTTTCGGAGGGGCTTTCCACCACGGCCATAATCAACCGGATCCGCCTTTTGGACATCTCTCATGATTCGTGA
- a CDS encoding carbon-nitrogen family hydrolase produces MSMKIMAGIVQFDVKTGARAFNLKSALAGIRRLGDRGAKLAALPEMWSCGFDYENLADHARATPEILESLTEKAREYRMTLVGSLPENTGEGIANTAFVVDSTGIRSLAYRKVHLFSPTGEHRHFTAGDRAVVVETDVGKIGLIICYDLRFPELARKTAEMGADIIVIPAQWPTARARHWDVLLTARAIENQLFVVAANRCGQDRGTVFAGHSAITSPWGQTLARAGTRPAAIMAELDLDEIALFREKIPCWKDRKPLAYEQ; encoded by the coding sequence CTGTCCATGAAGATAATGGCCGGAATCGTCCAGTTCGACGTTAAAACGGGCGCCCGGGCGTTTAACCTCAAAAGCGCCCTTGCTGGAATAAGGCGGCTTGGGGACAGGGGCGCGAAACTGGCCGCACTGCCTGAAATGTGGTCTTGCGGCTTCGATTATGAAAATCTGGCCGACCACGCAAGGGCAACGCCTGAAATCCTTGAAAGTCTCACGGAGAAAGCCCGTGAATACCGCATGACGTTGGTGGGGAGCCTTCCCGAAAACACCGGGGAAGGCATCGCCAACACGGCCTTTGTGGTGGACTCGACGGGGATTCGGAGCCTTGCCTACCGCAAGGTGCATCTTTTTTCGCCCACCGGCGAGCACAGGCATTTTACCGCCGGGGACCGGGCGGTGGTTGTTGAAACGGATGTTGGAAAAATCGGGCTTATAATCTGCTACGATCTGAGGTTTCCCGAACTTGCCCGGAAAACCGCAGAAATGGGTGCCGATATCATCGTGATCCCCGCCCAGTGGCCGACCGCCCGCGCCCGGCACTGGGACGTGCTTCTGACCGCCCGTGCAATCGAAAACCAACTCTTCGTTGTGGCCGCCAACCGTTGCGGACAGGACAGGGGCACAGTCTTTGCCGGGCATTCGGCCATAACAAGCCCCTGGGGCCAGACGCTTGCGCGAGCCGGAACACGGCCAGCCGCAATAATGGCGGAACTCGACCTTGACGAAATCGCCCTTTTCCGGGAAAAAATCCCTTGCTGGAAGGACCGCAAACCGTTAGCCTATGAACAATAA
- a CDS encoding alpha/beta hydrolase, giving the protein MKRKLILGVVLLVVAVSVGCGLFVKVRPADELFRPAAGIKGQPPPDNFIDVNGVKYHYLHVPGPGTKVLLIHGFGSSTYTWEGVLPWLSREGFDVWAVDMYGFGWSDKPKDAAYDPVSLMEGVNSFMEAVGLKSAVVIGNSLGGEVTLLLSARHPDKVEKMALVDARVYLKKRPLIVTLAAMPGARVIGKLIFGEGMVRSNIRAVFYNDSLITQERIDSYFARLRTEGALDATTAIARSVGKKPSEEVQTMPPKVKVPTLILWGADDGWIPVEHALRLKREIPGSKMVLLEQCGHVPQEEKPLETARVLADFTAGRDFKETPLLGR; this is encoded by the coding sequence ATGAAACGAAAACTGATTTTGGGCGTGGTTCTGCTTGTTGTGGCCGTGTCAGTAGGCTGCGGGCTTTTCGTCAAGGTGCGCCCGGCGGATGAGCTTTTCCGCCCGGCTGCGGGAATCAAGGGCCAGCCGCCCCCGGACAACTTCATCGACGTGAACGGCGTCAAATACCATTACCTTCACGTTCCGGGGCCGGGGACAAAGGTCCTTCTCATTCACGGCTTCGGAAGCTCCACCTATACCTGGGAGGGGGTTCTCCCCTGGCTTTCGCGTGAGGGTTTCGATGTCTGGGCCGTTGACATGTACGGCTTCGGCTGGAGCGACAAGCCCAAGGACGCGGCCTACGATCCTGTGAGCCTCATGGAGGGGGTGAACTCCTTCATGGAGGCGGTGGGCCTCAAAAGCGCCGTGGTGATCGGAAACTCCCTGGGCGGCGAGGTGACCTTGCTTCTCTCCGCCAGGCACCCGGACAAGGTGGAGAAAATGGCCCTGGTGGACGCCAGGGTTTATCTGAAAAAACGCCCGCTTATCGTCACCCTGGCAGCCATGCCCGGAGCCCGCGTGATAGGAAAGCTGATATTCGGCGAGGGCATGGTGAGGAGCAACATCAGGGCCGTGTTCTACAACGATTCCCTGATTACCCAGGAGCGCATAGATTCTTATTTTGCGAGGCTTCGCACCGAGGGAGCACTGGACGCCACAACCGCCATCGCCAGAAGCGTCGGGAAAAAGCCCTCGGAAGAGGTCCAGACCATGCCGCCCAAGGTGAAGGTCCCCACCCTCATTCTCTGGGGCGCGGACGACGGGTGGATTCCCGTGGAGCACGCCTTAAGGCTCAAGCGCGAGATTCCGGGCTCCAAAATGGTCCTTCTGGAGCAGTGCGGCCACGTTCCCCAGGAGGAAAAGCCCCTGGAAACAGCGCGGGTGCTGGCGGATTTCACGGCTGGCAGGGATTTTAAGGAGACACCCCTGCTTGGCAGGTAG